The Arthrobacter oryzae DNA window AAGGCTGTGGCCTACTCCACCAACCGCGGGGTTCCCATCCTCCAGAACGCGCGCAAGGATCCCGCAGTTAAGGCTTTACAGCGCTTGGTGGAGAGATTCAATCCTGCCTGGCGCCTCAAGGCCCAGCGCCAGCAGCACCGAAGGGTAGTCGTACGATGAAGCTGTCAGAACGCATCAGCTTGGCCCAGGCACCGCCCGCGGATGCCTCACCCGAGAAACCCCGTCTGGCTGCGGCCGCCCAGCCCGCTGACGTTATCACCCAGCAGGAAAAGCATGAGGGTGTGGGCCACCTGCCCAAGCAGCCGGCTCCGCCCAAGGCCCAGTCCGTGGATGCCCTCGCCGGGCTCAAACAACGTGCGGCAACTGCCCTATTCGAAAGAATGGGGGCACGCTTCAGCGATTCATCTGTCACGGAAGACGAGCTAAGGACCACAGCCCGGGATGAGCTGACCCAGATCATCGACGCTGAACAGGTTCCGTTGTCACCGGACGAGCGCACGCGTCTGGTGCGCGACGTTGCTGACGACGTTCTGGGGTACGGGCCGTTACAGCGCCTCTTGGACGATCCAGAAGTCACCGAAATAATGGTCAACCGGATGGACCGGATCTATGTTGAGCGCAAAGGCAAACTTACGCTCACGGATTCGCGCTTCAGCTCGGAGGATCACTTGCGCACGGTCATTGAGCGCATTGTATCCAAGGTCGGCCGCCGCATCGATGAATCGTCGCCACTGGTCGATGCGCGGTTGGAAGATGGTTCCCGTGTTAACGCAGTGATCCCGCCGCTTGCCGTGGGCGGGTCCTCCTTGACCATTCGTAAGTTCAGCAAGGTTCCCCTCACGGTCAAGAACCTGATTGACTTTGGTACGTTGACGCCCGAAATGGCGGAACTCCTGAACGCGTGTGTCAAAGCCAAACTGAACATCATCGTGTCCGGGGGAACGGGAACGGGTAAGACCACGCTGCTAAATGTTCTCTCGTCCTTCCTTCCGGACACGGACCGCATCGTTACCATCGAAGACGCCGTCGAGCTTCAGATCCAGCAGGATCATGTGGTTCGGCTGGAAAGCCGCCCGCCGAATACAGAAGGTAAAGGCGAAGTCACGATCCGTGAACTGCTCCGCAACTCGCTGCGTATGCGCCCGGACCGGATTGTGGTTGGTGAGGTCCGCGGCGGTGAGTCCCTTGACATGCTCCAGGCCATGAACACGGGCCACGACGGTTCCCTCTCAACCGTTCACTCGAACTCGCCCAGGGACGCTGTTGCCCGCCTGGAGACGCTCGTCCTCATGGCAGGCATGGATCTTCCGCTCCGTGCCATCCGCGAGCAGATTGCCTCGGCTGTCCACCTCATTGTGCAGATCTCAAGGCTCCGGGACGGAACCCGCCGCATCACCCATGTGACAGAGGTCCAAGGAATGGAAGGGGACATCGTCACACTCCAGGACGCGTTCGTGTTCGATTTCTCAGCCGGAGTGGACAGCGCCGGGAAATTCCTCGGAAAACCGATCCCCACGGGGATCCGCCCCCGTTTCATCGACCGCTTCGAGGACATGGGTATATACGTGTCCCCCGGTGTATTCGGTCCTACTGGCGGGCAGCCTTCGCCCGCCAGGGGCTAGGGGGACTCGCGTGTTACTCCTCGGAATAGCCTTCATGTCGCTGGCTTCGATTACCGTAGCCATGGTCATCGTAGTTCAGTCCCAGCCGCCCGTCCGACGGGACCGCCGACGTCCTTACGAAGAGGATGCGAAATCCCAGGTGTCGGTGTTTATCGGCTCCGCCGCAGCAGACCTGAACCGATACCTTGCCGCAAGAAATGTGCGGCTTTACAACGCCGAAGCTCTTGAGCGTGCCGGCGTGCGACTCAACCAGGCGGACTTTACGATCCTCGTAGCAGCTGGCGCCAGCGTCGCCGGGTTGGCTGGGCTGATACTCCAAGGAGCTTTCCTCGCGGTCGTGTTCGCGTTGGCAGTTCCGTTTGCGGGGCACTTCTACCTCAAACAGCGTGCGGCCAAGCGGCGGGGGCAGTTCGATGACCAGCTGGGCGATACGCTACACCTGCTGACCGGCGGCCTACGCGCGGGCCACAGTATCCTGCGCGCCATCGACGCGTCCGCCGCCGAATCACCTAGCCCGACGGCCCAGGAAATGCGCCGCATCGTCACGGAAACGAGCCTTGGGCGG harbors:
- a CDS encoding CpaF family protein: MKLSERISLAQAPPADASPEKPRLAAAAQPADVITQQEKHEGVGHLPKQPAPPKAQSVDALAGLKQRAATALFERMGARFSDSSVTEDELRTTARDELTQIIDAEQVPLSPDERTRLVRDVADDVLGYGPLQRLLDDPEVTEIMVNRMDRIYVERKGKLTLTDSRFSSEDHLRTVIERIVSKVGRRIDESSPLVDARLEDGSRVNAVIPPLAVGGSSLTIRKFSKVPLTVKNLIDFGTLTPEMAELLNACVKAKLNIIVSGGTGTGKTTLLNVLSSFLPDTDRIVTIEDAVELQIQQDHVVRLESRPPNTEGKGEVTIRELLRNSLRMRPDRIVVGEVRGGESLDMLQAMNTGHDGSLSTVHSNSPRDAVARLETLVLMAGMDLPLRAIREQIASAVHLIVQISRLRDGTRRITHVTEVQGMEGDIVTLQDAFVFDFSAGVDSAGKFLGKPIPTGIRPRFIDRFEDMGIYVSPGVFGPTGGQPSPARG
- a CDS encoding type II secretion system F family protein, giving the protein MVIVVQSQPPVRRDRRRPYEEDAKSQVSVFIGSAAADLNRYLAARNVRLYNAEALERAGVRLNQADFTILVAAGASVAGLAGLILQGAFLAVVFALAVPFAGHFYLKQRAAKRRGQFDDQLGDTLHLLTGGLRAGHSILRAIDASAAESPSPTAQEMRRIVTETSLGRDLLSALNDTAERMQSEDFVWIAQAIQINREVGGNLAEVLDQVNETIRERAEIKGQIKALAAEGKFSAYILMAMPVGIIAILMIISPGYMDVMFTEVLGWVLIGVSVVFMTIGALWLRKIVDLKF